Proteins found in one Triticum aestivum cultivar Chinese Spring chromosome 4D, IWGSC CS RefSeq v2.1, whole genome shotgun sequence genomic segment:
- the LOC123098945 gene encoding anthocyanin regulatory R-S protein-like, whose translation MVHQIGTSFWELHLPSFSACLESEEPSSNPSLANETSEAGIMLKDLDHNAIEGMISELREVECLSDVNLERVTKDMDEFHFLLEELDRCAREDNWVMDMSFEFISSPQMVPSMESPCTEDVIVTLSSSVQGTRPSCFIAWRRSPELKDMVARVTDTKESQKLLKKIVAGGAWTNNGDGGSIARAQESNIKTHVISERRRRERLNEMFMVLKSLVPSIHKVDKASILLETIAYLKELEQRVKELESNRATIEWRLHDVVGGKKNVSAGSKRKALEREHNDGQSNIVNVAEM comes from the exons ATGGTGCATCAGATCGGCACATCTTTCTGGGAGCTTCACTTACCGTCGTTCTCGGCATGCCTGGAGTCAGAGGAGCCAAGCTCCAACCCATCATTAGCAAACGAAACCAGCGAGGCTGGCATCATGTTGAAAGATCTCGATCACAACGCCATTGAGGGGATGATCTCTGAGCTAAGGGAGGTCGAGTGCCTCTCTGACGTCAACCTTGAGCGCGTCACAAAGGATATGGATGAGTTCCACTTCCTCCTCGAGGAGCTGGACAGGTGTGCTCGCGAGGACAACTGGGTCATGGACATGTCCTTTGAGTTCATTTCTTCCCCGCAAATGGTGCCGTCTATGGAGTCCCCATGCACGGAAGATGTGATCGTCACTTTAAGTAGCTCCGTTCAAGGTACTCGACCATCCTGTTTTATAGcctggaggaggtcaccggagttgAAAGATATGGTTGCGCGGGTCACCGACACCAAGGAGTCACAGAAGTTGCTAAAGAAAATTGTGGCTGGCGGTGCATGGACGAACAATGGTGATGGTGGCAGTATTGCGAGAGCTCAGGAAAGTAACATCAAGACCCATGTCATATCAGAGAGAAGGCGTCGCGAGAGGCTCAACGAGATGTTCATGGTTCTCAAGTCACTGGTCCCATCCATTCACAAG GTGGACAAAGCATCAATCCTCCTAGAAACGATAGCTTATCTCAAGGAGCTGGAGCAAAGGGTAAAAGAGCTAGAATCCAACAGGGCAACAATAGAATGGAGGCTCCATGATGTCGTAGGCGGGAAGAAGAATGTCTCAGCTGGATCCAAGAGGAAGGCATTGGAGAGGGAGCATAATGATGGCCAGAGCAACATTGTCAATGTGGCCGAGATGTAG